Proteins encoded within one genomic window of Thunnus maccoyii chromosome 22, fThuMac1.1, whole genome shotgun sequence:
- the LOC121889294 gene encoding E3 ubiquitin-protein ligase TRIM39-like has translation MASASASLSETVPLEKHLTCSICLDPFVDPVTTDCGHSFCEECLRCNLNYNDRMCPLCKQPLSKTPGVNIVLRNIVQQFKKTPEKNDDKFTGAPGEVACDICTEQTLKAKKSCLVCLASYCSTHLENHLSTERLKGHKLLEPVENLDERACLTHGRPLELYSKKQQKCICVRCMEDGQEEVVSTEDEWDKKKTKLESSKTALQQKINKRMLKVDEINTSLQSCKDQLEDEWWDIEGVFTAVIAIVEEAHARALQPLKERREVLEKEAKDLIDELEAEINRLEKTISELDDISALEDHILFLQRYPSLQDVNNIKDWTEVDLDTSLSFGTMRKTTTTMMEKIQQELEKLTPIELTRIPKFAVDVKLDPTTAHQRLDLSDDGKEVKDGGEDHKADDTPERFDLFGSVLGLNRLTSGKSYWDVDVSNKTGWDLGVARGDANRKGKLLLNPENGYWVAVHYEGEKYAALTDPPVRLNLKEKPQKVGVFVDYEEGLVSFYDVTAQSHIYSFTECSFTDELFPYLSPHVKKDDENSDPLIISAVKHCEEVMDES, from the exons ATGGCCTCTGCCAGTGCATCACTCAGTGAGACAGTCCCACTGGAGAAACATCTAACATGCTCCATCTGCCTGGATCCATTTGTGGATCCTGTCACTACAGATTGTGGCCACTCCTTCTGTGAGGAATGTCTGCGCTGCAATTTAAATTACAATGACAGGATGTGCCCTCTTTGCAAGCAGCCTCTGAGCAAAACCCCAGGTGTGAACATCGTCCTGAGAAACATTGTTCAACAGTTTAAAAAGACCCCAGAGAAAAATGATGATAAGTTCACTGGGGCACCTGGTGAGGTGGCCTGCGACATTTGTACAGAACAAACGCTGAAGGCCAAGAAGTCCTGTCTTGTGTGCCTTGCCTCGTATTGTTCGACCCACCTGGAAAATCATTTATCAACTGAAAGGTTGAAGGGTCACAAGCTGCTGGAACCTGTGGAGAACCTTGATGAGAGGGCCTGCCTGACTCACGGACGCCCCCTGGAGCTGtacagcaaaaagcagcagaaatgcATTTGTGTACGCTGTATGGAAGATGGTCAGGAGGAGGTTGTCTCCACTGAAGATGAATGGGACAAGAAGAAG ACTAAGCTTGAGAGCAGTAAGACAGCgttacaacagaaaataaacaagagaATGTTGAAGGTGGATGAGATTAATACGTCTCTACAGAGCTGCAAG GACCAGCTGGAGGATGAGTGGTGGGATATTGAGGGTGTTTTCACAGCTGTGATTGCCATTGTGGAGGAAGCCCATGCGAGAGCTCTTCAGCCACtaaaggaaaggagggaggtTTTGGAGAAAGAGGCAAAAGATCTCATAGACGAGTTGGAAGCAGAGATCAACAGACTGGAGAAGACCATCTCTGAGCTGGATGATATATCTGCACTCGAGGATCACATCCTTTTTCTGCAG CGATACCCATCTCTACAAGATGTGAACAACATcaaagactggacagaggtGGATCTTGACACATCACTATCTTTTGGAACCATGAGAAAAACTACAACAACCATGATGGAAAAAATTCAACAGGAACTGGAGAAGCTGACCCCTATTG AACTTACGAGAATTCCAAAGTTTGCAG TGGATGTAAAGCTTGACCCAACTACCGCTCACCAACGCCTTGATCTTTCTGATGATGGGAAGGAAGTGAAAGATGGTGGAGAGGACCACAAAGCAGATGATACTCCAGAGAGGTTTGATCTGTTTGGCAGTGTCCTGGGTCTCAACAGGTTGACATCTGGGAAGTCTTACTGGGACGTGGACGTCAGCAACAAGACCGGTTGGGATCTCGGCGTAGCAAGAGGTGACGCCAACCGCAAGGGGAAACTCTTGCTGAATCCAGAAAATGGTTACTGGGTTGCTGTACATTATGAAGGGGAAAAGTACGCAGCCCTGACAGATCCACCAGTTCGTCTTAACTTGAAAGAGAAACCTcagaaggtgggggtgtttgtggacTATGAGGAAGGACTTGTGTCCTTCTACGATGTAACGGCTCAATCGCACATCTACTCATTTACTGAGTGTTCATTCACTGATGAGCTCTTCCCATATCTCAGTCCACATGTAAAGAAAGATGATGAAAACTCCGATCCTCTGATTATCTCTGCTGTGAAACACTGTGAGGAGGTCATGGACGAGTCATGA
- the LOC121889953 gene encoding E3 ubiquitin-protein ligase TRIM47-like: protein MSELPKCCICLDEFTNPTSLPCGHSFCLGCIGEYWRINGACQCPLCKAFFPTRPQLKTNQSQHAGAPTEEETMALRAGEVPCDFCPGKHRAVKSCLVCLASYCDTHLEPHYKNEDLGRHLLISVVKNLEGSVCRLHGKQLVRFCRSDRTCICAMCAQTEHKGHHIISINKEAAKKKVKLKKIKMKLQQAVQERLSKVEKIKLNANINGENQKEAWMQSKELIKQLEEEISELQRKNTELEQLSQTEDNL, encoded by the exons ATGTCAGAGCTTCCCAAGTGCTGCATCTGTCTGGATGAGTTCACCAACCCCACTTCCCTCCCGTGTGGACACAGCTTCTGCCTTGGCTGTATAGGAGAATACTGGAGGATCAATGGCGCCTGTCAGTGCCCCCTCTGCAAGGCCTTCTTCCCCACCAGGCCACAACTCAAAACGAACCAGAGTCAACATGCCGGTGCCCCGACTGAGGAAGAAACCATGGCTTTAAGAGCCGGAGAGGTTCCCTGTGATTTCTGCCCAGGAAAGCATCGAGCAGTGAAGTCCTGCCTGGTGTGCCTGGCCTCATACTGTGACACCCATCTAGAGCCACATTACAAGAATGAAGATCTTGGGCGCCATCTTCTGATCAGTGTGGTGAAGAACCTGGAGGGCTCTGTGTGTAGACTGCACGGGAAGCAGTTAGTCAGGTTCTGCAGGAGCGATCGTACATGTATTTGTGCCATGTGTGCACAGACAGAACACAAGGGCCATCACATTATTTCTATCAACAAGGAAGCGGCAAAGAAGAAGGTAAA ACtaaaaaagataaagatgaaACTTCAGCAAGCAGTTCAGGAGAGACTGAGTAAAGTTGAGAAAATCAAGCTCAATGCAAACATAAATGGAGAAAATCAGAAAGAAGCATGGATGCAAAGCAAAGAGCTCATTAAACAGTTGGAAGAAGAAATCTCTGAGctacagagaaaaaacactgaactgGAGCAGCTTTCACAGACTGAAGACAACCTC